In the Syntrophus gentianae genome, AGATGATCTTCAGCCTCTCTTCCTGGCCCAGGGCCATTGTCCATATCGACGGGGACGCCTTCTTCACCTCCTGTGAAGAGGTGATCCATCCGGAGCTGAAAGGCAAACCCCTCATTACCGGCGGAGAGCGGGGCATTGTAGCCTGTGCCAGTTATTCCGCCAAAAAGCAGGGGGTTACCCG is a window encoding:
- a CDS encoding Y-family DNA polymerase codes for the protein MMNEMIFSLSSWPRAIVHIDGDAFFTSCEEVIHPELKGKPLITGGERGIVACASYSAKKQGVTRGVPLHQAKVLCPDLIILPSDYETYR